The following proteins come from a genomic window of Coffea arabica cultivar ET-39 chromosome 11c, Coffea Arabica ET-39 HiFi, whole genome shotgun sequence:
- the LOC113716564 gene encoding uncharacterized protein, whose amino-acid sequence MAQIPDSSCKKENHQPRRTSSCFLGCFGSSIPPHKVKEKSKKSSTSPTTTTRTTVSWFSWSKKSPKRTVPVDAATSEKLHQRKDGFLMAKSIKKVLAKPPNLPADGAVAGQAPGGTIGDGIVQGKKFAKSKYENAQKIILENSKSLNRLESIVEETTYKKGSSKKHSSSHRSPEDQHAVSQRAVAVISHSASIPPLSIQKKPAVGNGGEQSFLVKKDKSQGENDKQGGKFDRFVGMSIILVTLTIMVVWGKLCAILCTSAWLYCFPLIKAQKVEPKVTTRNGSKSFDLDINSEEYKKKVVLEGLLERNRRNNA is encoded by the exons ATGGCTCAAATCCCAGATAGCAGCTGCAAAAAGGAAAACCATCAGCCTAGAAGAACCAGCAGTTGTTTCCTGGGCTGTTTTGGATCATCTATTCCTCCCCACAAGGTCAAAGAAAAGAGCAAGAAAAGCAGCACTAGTCCTACTACAACTACAAGAACTACAGTTTCATGGTTTTCTTGGTCCAAGAAATCCCCTAAGAGAACTGTTCCAGTTGATGCTGCCACCAGTGAAAAGCTCCATCAAAGAAAAGATGGTTTTTTAATGGCCAAATCTATCAAGAAAGTGTTAGCTAAACCTCCAAATCTTCCAGCAGACGGCGCCGTCGCTGGGCAAGCTCCGGGTGGTACGATTGGTGATGGGATTGTCCAAGGGAAAAAATTTGCTAAG tcaAAGTACGAAAATGCTCAAAAGATCATCCTCGAGAATAGCAAAAGCTTAAATCGTTTGGAGTCCATTGTGGAGGAGACAACGTATAAAAAAGGGTCATCTAAAAAACACTCTTCAAGTCATCGTTCACCGGAGGACCAGCATGCGGTTAGCCAGCGGGCCGTGGCGGTGATTTCGCACTCAGCTTCTATCCCGCCACTGTCAATACAGAAGAAACCCGCGGTGGGCAACGGTGGTGAGCAAAGTTTTCTCGTGAAGAAAGACAAATCTCAGGGAGAAAACGACAAGCAAGGTGGCAAATTTGACCGGTTTGTTGGGATGTCAATTATATTGGTGACCCTAACAATTATGGTAGTTTGGGGTAAGTTATGTGCAATTTTGTGCACTTCTGCATGGTTATACTGCTTCCCTCTCATCAAAGCCCAAAAGGTTGAACCAAAAGTTACAACAAGAAATGGTTCGAAATCCTTTGATCTAGATATAAACTCAGAAGAATATAAGAAGAAGGTTGTTTTAGAGGGACTTCTGGAAAGAAACCGTAGGAATAATGCATAA